A single genomic interval of Asterias amurensis chromosome 1, ASM3211899v1 harbors:
- the LOC139953945 gene encoding uncharacterized protein gives MSGIRFASDMENPVPVGSRAKPRKRRSSILKSPSRNALHDLDPNTGEERDTTSHAKKKKRLSSRRVSFANTYQVQEFLTAQQLNILEDTKAEQEDTQPFSPEKIDQQAPASSTLAPPISGSSSANTGQHADVSQSRQPDTSVGPGHCIRGLDILLSGPIKKQSATESFPKMLHCPEGSIVEPPVGAMYPSDGTAHLPSIDEDCEVSMERHGPETNTNERSDLKDAQQNWPGLTINPDTAGLIGPAYHCRLPVNESMSSSHHGSLSASSADQSKDQIFDLHDTLYFESTSGRDQFLSVFADLGEGKPLEEPVFAKKDTSSFLKSFMSSGDTLASQSPPKKQDNFLPVFADLGEGRQLEEPGFAKKDTSSFLKSFMGSGDTLASQSPSKKQDTKSFLNSLFGNEENQRNNETNQSTITTSRLDEHTSIFDQNALVSEMEFTTCVSNKETEGCRRMEPSAFFKSLIQTESRGSLDSFGHSTFPSDDSQKTRVFGQNEATGAMDFTTCISGVIKEAGSVLHASKQQDVTMRFGEDPAANMELTQCMDASQKKPTCSVQKPSGRVGRPLEDITRIFDGQMGGGEMELTTCGVIADSYNRSKAENGQKNILNNKDADTAVTSCLEGQPFPLSVHKNDNTRIFHHTETAAGMEMTVCLEGKPFPLQLSENGSSADLSKNLEKTRIFQSNEATAAMEMTTCLEGQPFPLKSQDSISGNNSRKTLEKTRVFQSNEATAAMEMTTCLEGQPFPLESQVSISGNNSHKTLEKTRIFNCDETTAAMEMTTCLEGKRFTQKSHGNLPSIDSSKDLQQDAEAPNFPQSNLEVDVTRLFSPNDTSCGMDMTECMDERPPSSLSGAVDKPQGISRSPVDEKTEAFCGIPFIGSPFDEDDPFEVDKTQVFKQEDTAGMDFTACVGGLLPKTNPTKVTDRGEQSVIARKTTSSQKLNDEGQRHGLTLGSDKVQDDCTRRFASTDDTARMELTTCVASEVSYTPAGTDDNLPRGGQGESTQIFSQGETAQMELTSCQLQPLPALAFLSSKRSPRKAPMDQTTRMEITACIGGIFPIMSSDPSQADHQQDKTRVFSPVDHAAGMEMTQCVGGLDLHSVETGGQSENLKEHTRVFTSEDTGKMEMTSCIGGLLPQPSGIYSLEAGSREVQPSHLHLPRMAPTGRSTEQAAPQDQTRIFTSENTASMDMTTCIGGVIGKRIPQSGNFSSQETLPDAPDSLPDQTRLFTCDNTGKMELTTCIGGINGGCFTQQKSVDVCQESSQKGHPLPDTTCIFTHDDTSKMEMTQCVGGIHNKAVELFTGAHSREESSSSRDQREMGREAYSNASKKAKLSEERSVETLEKSISQEGQVFPVDQVHPDQTRIFTSEDTAAMEITRCMDQIPASSGDNMAPACVTANGIKQETTLQSTPGQLLTDSDTLAHQVDRPSKRDSDTFTIDPASGVIKASAQTTRRSDTYTLDTSPETSAVVANHPAATVSQRDGSSSSTSDTSKRGSCEGEEESRDMIGELIQWGSLDSAAEGIDDEQPMWVENTEDFAQLSTQAGLASIILMEKKDHTASTTSNAFPAFSNDNGQGVVLASEIQDTEETKSPDPSIETNETMSSPDSNLQNENPMPSSCSSDPVSMQDFLSFVTINVKKGRRSVLPAIPKLTSAQTISDLLENRFLIQPRKVLYEWAINHLSTSIDKMQDEVNEQEQRLSENNPTVVTQVQHASPEHAAVLHEHIESLHKACSKMSKRSFQEWRLKMISKTHQSLQCVEAELNEILASRSSSSDALDKAMEDLDKYEDSLGKALNRLEQVQPPSEDQVMEFVNNQKMLVNRTAEVDEIKKTTAALESESVRLKSEIELYGKELVDVREEERLIESQVTSEDGLRDALVKLEDLHCLQLWRLRKQSEEELVFTFLEESLVFAIKLGKKIESSGGGYSEISSLHLDSSFAADNGVSAHLAHNLIKASVDVTLLHSRHPTTATLKLLLQDVSEMVEQADGIADEIDRVSYRHVVTLNETNVTVEFSNLDAMVKFWVTFGLRPGSYPFGVISTDFKHKIGILKEEDVKEEVGKVTPGFAYFSRLVESIDRMIDRFIPSPPTI, from the exons ATGAGTGGAATCCGGTTTGCATCGGACATGGAGAACCCTGT TCCAGTTGGATCCAGGGCCAAACCAAGAAAGAGGCGATCCTCT ATTTTGAAGTCCCCATCAAGAAATGCCCTTCATGACTTGGATCCCAATACTGGTGAAGAGCGAGATACAACCAG TCATGCCAAGAAGAAGAAACGTCTCTCATCAAGAAGAGTCAGCTTTGCCAACACGTATCAAGTCCA AGAATTTCTGACTGCACAGCAGCTGAACATTTTGGAGGATACAAAGGCTGAACAAGAAGACACTCAGCCGTTCTCTCCAGAGAAGATAGACCAACAAGCACCAGCAAGCAGCACATTAGCACCTCCTATATCAGG GTCATCGTCTGCAAACACTGGACAACATGCGGATGTTTCTCAATCACGCCAGCCTGATACATCTGTTGGACCCGGGCATTGCATTCGAG gtCTTGACATTCTTCTGTCTGGTCCAATAAAGAAACAGTCCGCGACGGAATCCTTCCCAAAGATGCTGCACTGTCCAGAAGGGAGCATCGTAGAGCCTCCTGTAGGGGCCATGTACCCAAGCGATGGCACAGCTCACTTGCCTTCGATTGACGAAGATTGTGAGGTATCTATGGAAAGACACGGGCCTGAGACGAATACCAACGAGAGATCAGATCTAAAAGATGCGCAACAAAATTGGCCAGGGCTGACAATTAACCCTGACACTGCCGGCTTGATTGGACCAGCTTACCACTGCAGGCTCCCAGTAAATGAATCCATGAGCAGCTCCCATCATGGCTCTTTGAGTGCTTCATCGGCTGACCAAAGCAAAGACCAGATCTTTGATCTTCATGACACTTTGTATTTTGAATCTACCAGCGGTCGTGATCAGTTCTTGTCAGTTTTTGCAGATTTAGGGGAAGGCAAGCCACTAGAGGAACCTGTTTTTGCAAAGAAAGACACCTCCTCTTTTCTGAAATCTTTCATGAGTTCAGGCGACACACTGGCTTCACAAAGTCCCCCGAAGAAACAGGATAACTTCTTGCCAGTTTTTGCAGATTTGGGGGAAGGGAGGCAACTAGAAGAACCTGGTTTTGCAAAGAAAGATACCTCCTCTTTTCTAAAGTCCTTCATGGGGTCAGGCGACACATTGGCTTCACAAAGTCCCTCGAAGAAACAGGATACAAAGAGTTTCTTAAATTCCTTGTTTGGGAATGAAGAGAATCAGCGCAACAATGAGACCAACCAATCCACAATCACTACATCAAGGTTAGATGAACACACCTCCATTTTTGACCAGAATGCCTTGGTATCAGAAATGGAATTCACAACTTGTGTCAGCAACAAGGAAACGGAGGGATGTCGGAGAATGGAGCCTAGTGCTTTCTTTAAGTCTCTGATTCAAACGGAATCAAGAGGTAGTTTGGACTCTTTTGGGCATTCAACATTTCCAAGCGATGACAGCCAGAAAACACGTGTCTTTGGCCAGAATGAGGCTACAGGTGCTATGGACTTCACTACATGCATCAGTGGTGTGATCAAAGAAGCCGGCAGCGTTCTTCATGCGTCTAAACAGCAAGATGTAACGATGAGATTTGGAGAAGACCCTGCTGCCAACATGGAGCTCACTCAGTGTATGGATGCTTCGCAAAAGAAGCCTACTTGCTCCGTTCAGAAGCCTAGTGGTAGAGTGGGTAGGCCGCTGGAAGATATCACCAGGATATTCGATGGACAGATGGGTGGAGGTGAGATGGAACTGACGACCTGTGGTGTCATTGCTGACTCTTATAACAGGTCAAAAGCTGAAAATGGGCAAAAGAACATCTTGAATAACAAAGATGCAGATACTGCTGTGACGTCTTGTTTGGAGGGCCAGCCCTTTCCACTAAGCGTGCATAAGAACGACAACACCAGAATCTTTCATCATACAGAAACTGCCGCTGGCATGGAGATGACAGTGTGCTTGGAAGGTAAACCCTTCCCACTACAATTATCTGAAAATGGCTCCAGTGCAGATTTATCTAAGAATCTTGAGAAAACCAGAATCTTCCAAAGCAACGAAGCTACTGCTGCCATGGAGATGACAACTTGTTTGGAGGGGCAGCCCTTCCCCCTGAAATCGCAAGACAGTATCTCCGGTAACAACTCTCGTAAGACCCTGGAGAAAACCAGAGTCTTCCAAAGCAACGAAGCCACAGCTGCCATGGAGATGACAACTTGCCTAGAGGGGCAGCCCTTCCCTCTGGAATCGCAAGTCAGTATCTCCGGTAACAACTCTCATAAGACCCTTGAGAAAACCAGAATCTTCAATTGTGATGAAACCACAGCTGCCATGGAAATGACAACTTGCCTAGAGGGTAAACGGTTTACTCAAAAATCACACGGAAATCTTCCAAGCATAGATTCTTCGAAGGACCTACAACAAGATGCTGAAGCCCCCAACTTCCCTCAGTCTAATTTAGAGGTAGACGTTACAAGATTATTCAGTCCGAACGATACATCTTGTGGGATGGACATGACAGAGTGTATGGATGAGAGACCACCTTCTTCTCTCTCAGGGGCAGTCGACAAACCTCAGGGGATCTCAAGAAGCCCAGTTGATGAGAAGACTGAAGCATTCTGTGGTATTCCATTTATTGGATCACCTTTTGATGAGGATGACCCATTTGAGGTTGATAAGACCCAAGTGTTTAAGCAAGAGGACACTGCTGGTATGGACTTCACAGCCTGTGTTGGAGGGTTGCTCCCTAAAACAAATCCTACAAAGGTGACCGATCGTGGAGAACAATCTGTAATTGCAAGAAAGACAACCTCATCTCAAAAGTTGAATGATGAAGGTCAACGCCATGGCTTAACGCTTGGGTCTGATAAGGTTCAAGATGATTGCACAAGGAGATTCGCATCAACAGACGACACTGCCAGAATGGAGTTGACAACTTGTGTTGCTAGTGAGGTATCTTATACCCCAGCTGGCACTGACGATAATCTTCCACGAGGCGGGCAAGGTGAGAGCACACAGATCTTTTCTCAAGGAGAAACAGCACAGATGGAACTGACATCTTGCCAACTGCAACCACTGCCCGCCCTGGCTTTTCTTTCAAGCAAAAGATCCCCACGTAAAGCCCCCATGGATCAGACTACTAGAATGGAAATCACAGCCTGTATCGGTGGGATTTTCCCGATAATGTCATCGGATCCATCTCAGGCTGACCATCAGCAAGACAAGACCAGGGTGTTCAGCCCAGTGGATCATGCAGCTGGCATGGAGATGACCCAATGCGTTGGAGGTCTTGATTTGCATTCCGTTGAGACAGGAGGACAGTCCGAAAATCTCAAAGAGCACACACGAGTGTTTACTTCAGAAGACACCGGTAAGATGGAGATGACGAGCTGCATCGGCGGCCTGCTCCCGCAGCCGTCGGGGATTTACAGCTTGGAAGCAGGGAGTAGAGAGGTACAACCCAGCCACTTACACCTACCTAGGATGGCTCCAACCGGAAGGTCTACTGAGCAAGCTGCTCCTCAGGACCAGACCCGTATCTTTACATCTGAAAACACTGCATCCATGGACATGACTACATGCATAGGAGGAGTTATTGGAAAAAGAATACCACAGTCCGGCAATTTTTCATCCCAAGAAACGTTACCTGATGCCCCGGACAGTCTTCCGGATCAAACGCGCCTCTTTACCTGCGACAACACAGGAAAAATGGAACTGACAACTTGCATTGGGGGAATTAATGGCGGCTGCTTCACACAGCAGAAATCTGTAGATGTTTGTCAGGAGTCCAGCCAGAAAGGTCACCCTCTCCCGGATACAACATGTATCTTCACTCATGATGACACAAGTAAGATGGAGATGACTCAATGTGTTGGTGGGATTCACAACAAAGCCGTTGAGCTGTTTACTGGTGCACACAGCAGAGAAGAATCAAGTAGTTCTAGAGATCAAAGAGAAATGGGCAGAGAGGCGTATAGCAATGCCTCAAAGAAAGCAAAACTGTCAGAGGAAAGAAGTGTCGAAACCTTAGAGAAGAGTATCTCTCAAGAAGGCCAGGTTTTTCCTGTGGATCAGGTTCATCCAGATCAGACAAGAATATTCACATCTGAGGATACGGCAGCCATGGAAATCACTCGCTGCATGGATCAAATTCCGGCTTCCTCTGGGGACAACATGGCCCCAGCATGTGTCACTGCGAATGGTATAAAGCAGGAAACGACACTCCAGTCCACTCCTGGACAGCTGCTGACTGACTCCGACACGCTTGCACACCAAGTTGACCGCCCATCCAAACGTGATTCAGATACCTTTACAATCGATCCAGCATCTGGTGTCATCAAGGCCTCTGCGCAAACAACCAGACGATCTGACACCTACACCCTGGACACCTCACCGGAAACCTCTGCCGTGGTTGCAAATCACCCTGCTGCCACCGTTTCCCAAAGGGATGGCTCCAGCTCCTCAACATCAGACACAAGTAAACGAGGCAGTTGTGAGGGAGAGGAGGAAAGTCGAGATATGATAGGGGAGCTGATTCAGTGGGGTAGCTTGGACTCTGCAGCTGAGGGTATTGATGATGAACAACCCATGTGGGTGGAGAACACGGAGGATTTTGCCCAGTTGTCGACCCAGGCTGGACTCGCTAGTATCATACTAATGGAAAAGAAGGATCACACAG CTTCAACAACTTCCAACGCATTTCCAGCCTTTAGCAATGACAATGGTCAAGGTGTGGTTCTCGCATCTGAGATTCAAGACACTGAGGAAACCAAGAGCCCCGATCCCAGCATAGAGACAAATGAGACGATGTCGTCACCTGACTCCAATCTGCAAAATGAGAATCCCATGCCT AGCTCATGTTCGTCAGATCCAGTATCAATGCAGGACTTTCTCAGTTTTGTGACTATCAATGTAAAGAAGGGTCGTCGTAGTGTCCTACCAGCCATCCCAAAG TTGACATCAGCACAGACAATAAGTGACCTACTGGAGAATCGCTTTCTCATCCAACCAAGGAAAGTGTTGTACGAATGGGCCATTAACCATCTGTCAACATCCATTGACAA GATGCAGGATGAAGTGAATGAGCAGGAGCAACGTCTGTCGGAGAATAACCCAACGGTTGTGACTCAAGTACAACACGCATCTCCTGAACAt GCGGCTGTACTCCATGAGCACATAGAATCTCTGCACAAAGCCTGCAGTAAGATGTCTAAGCGTAGCTTCCAAGAATGGCGACTGAAGATGATCAGCAAGACCCATCAGTCTCTCCAG TGTGTAGAAGCAGAATTGAATGAGATACTAGCATCGAGATCTTCCTCATCAGACGCATTGGACAAGGCAATGGAAGACCTTGATAAAT ATGAAGACAGCTTGGGTAAAGCCCTGAATAGACTTGAGCAAGTCCAACCACCCAGTGAGGATCAAGTCATGGAGTTTGTTAACAACCAGAAGATGTTGGTCAATAGAACTGCCGAGGTTGACGAGATAAAGAAGACCACAGCTGCACTTGAAAG TGAATCTGTGAGACTCAAGTCAGAGATTGAGCTGTACGGGAAGGAGCTCGTTGATGTGAGAGAGGAAGAGAGGTTGATTGAGAGTCAGGTCACATCAGAAGATGGCCTCCGAGATGCTTTGGTTAAGCTAGAGGATCTCCATTG ttTGCAACTGTGGAGGTTGAGGAAACAGTCTGAAGAGGAGCTAGTCTTTACTTTCCTGGAGGAATCCTTGGTCTTTGCCATCAAACTAGGAAAGAAGATTG AAAGCAGTGGTGGGGGCTACAGCGAAATATCCAGCCTGCACTTGGACAGCTCTTTTGCTG CTGATAATGGAGTCAGTGCTCATCTTGCCCATAACCTCATCAAGGCAAGCGTTGATGTTACACTCCTACACTCAAGACATCCAACCACTGCAACCCTCAAACTG ttgcTTCAAGACGTGTCTGAGATGGTTGAACAGGCTGATGGCATTGCTGATGAAATAGACAGAGTTAGCTACAGACATGTGGTCACCCTTAACGAGACAAA tgtgACTGTTGAGTTTTCTAATCTGGATGCGATGGTTAAGTTCTGGGTGACGTTTGGTCTTCGGCCTGGCAGCTACCCCTTTGGTGTCATCTCAACTGACTTCAAGCACAAAATCGGAATACTGAA gGAGGAAGACGTCAAAGAAGAGGTTGGTAAAGTGACGCCTGGATTTGCATACTTTAGTCGACTGGTTGAGAGTATAGACAGAATGATCGACAGATTCATACCAAGCCCACCTACAATCTGA
- the LOC139954120 gene encoding sperm-associated microtubule inner protein 10-like — MTDQNRAQQNRKNMSIPEFSKLHPVIPRRYVPEWTNDMRNRELIIKNCEVSGIIPKGPHDESLFLDKRERMNEVEPRQRCESKRPALDRYTALRPEFHTTQSKYQSSLMFRRDDFNETQ, encoded by the exons ATGACTGACCAAAATCGAGCACAACAGAATAGGAAAAATATGAG tATTCCTGAATTTTCCAAGCTTCATCCAGTCATCCCAAGAAGATACGTACCAGAATGGACAAACGACATGAGAAACAGAGAATTGATCATCAAG AACTGTGAAGTCAGTGGAATAATTCCAAAGGGTCCTCACGATGAGAGCCTTTTCTTAGACAAGAGAGAGAGGATGAATGAAGTAGAGCCACGTCAACGTTGTGAATCCAAACGACCAGCTCTGGATCGCTACACGGCCCTCAGACCAGAGTTCCACACCACACAGTCCAAGTACCAAAGTAGTCTCATGTTCAGAAGGGACGATTTTAACGAGACGCAGTAG